The following proteins are encoded in a genomic region of Fundulus heteroclitus isolate FHET01 unplaced genomic scaffold, MU-UCD_Fhet_4.1 scaffold_536, whole genome shotgun sequence:
- the LOC110368274 gene encoding uncharacterized protein LOC110368274 isoform X2, with protein sequence MELCGRVQELNQALSTAKRIAAGLKKGPAVVSKSVLHPCRTSAGTSKEQGGDAQQSTSDLLELSADRPPSSPPSPAESSNVSPHISPASSVHKDEEEKMMEEEILLKPKMSDHPRIRRRSSTTRKLPMTSSACCTWSTGRGKGNLMHRLVLPRSMEAYVERYHSYHTSKYGSSKMREGVVSRISRLKSFLRYMADGHKLISNWKFMFHIGRINRWLVELSKSGKEVTTQRFYIYQLHQFISYLKRNRPDS encoded by the exons ATGGAGCTTTGTGGCAGGGTCCAGGAGCTCAACCAGGCTCTGAGCACTGCTAAACGGATTGCTGCTGGCTTGAAAAAAGGCCCAGCGGTGGTCAGCAAATCCGTGCTCCATCCC TGCAGGACATCTGCTGGGACCAGCAAAGAACAGGGGGGTGATGCCCAGCAGTCAACGTCAGACCTTCTGGAGCTCTCTGCAGACCGCCCTCCATCCAGTCCTCCATCACCTGCAGAGTCCTCCAATGTT AGCCCACACATATCTCCCGCCTCCTCTGTGCACAAGGACGAGGAGGAGAagatgatggaggaggagatTCTTTTGAAGCCTAAAATGAGCGATCATCCTCGCATTCGTAGGCGCAGCTCAACAACTCGGAAGCTCCCTATGACCTCCAGTGCTTGTTGCACATGGAGCACCGGAAGAGGGAAGGGAAACCTGATGCACCGGCTGGTGCTGCCCCGCTCCATGG AGGCCTACGTAGAACGTTACCATAGCTACCACACCAGCAAGTATGGCAGCAGTAAAATGAGGGAGGGGGTGGTGAGCAGAATCAGCAGGCTGAAGAGCTTCTTGCGTTACATGGCGGATGGGCACAAGCTAATTTCAAACTGGAAATTTATGTTCCACATTGGCCGCATCAACAG ATGGTTAGTGGAGCTGAGCAAAAGTGGGAAAGAGGTAACCACTCAGCGGTTCTACATTTACCAGCTCCACCAATTCATAAGTTACCTGAAAAGGAACCGCCCCGACAGCTGA
- the LOC110368274 gene encoding uncharacterized protein LOC110368274 isoform X1 encodes MELCGRVQELNQALSTAKRIAAGLKKGPAVVSKSVLHPCRTSAGTSKEQGGDAQQSTSDLLELSADRPPSSPPSPAESSNVDEEEKMMEEEILLKPKMSDHPRIRRRSSTTRKLPMTSSACCTWSTGRGKGNLMHRLVLPRSMEAYVERYHSYHTSKYGSSKMREGVVSRISRLKSFLRYMADGHKLISNWKFMFHIGRINRWLVELSKSGKEVTTQRFYIYQLHQFISYLKRNRPDS; translated from the exons ATGGAGCTTTGTGGCAGGGTCCAGGAGCTCAACCAGGCTCTGAGCACTGCTAAACGGATTGCTGCTGGCTTGAAAAAAGGCCCAGCGGTGGTCAGCAAATCCGTGCTCCATCCC TGCAGGACATCTGCTGGGACCAGCAAAGAACAGGGGGGTGATGCCCAGCAGTCAACGTCAGACCTTCTGGAGCTCTCTGCAGACCGCCCTCCATCCAGTCCTCCATCACCTGCAGAGTCCTCCAATGTT GACGAGGAGGAGAagatgatggaggaggagatTCTTTTGAAGCCTAAAATGAGCGATCATCCTCGCATTCGTAGGCGCAGCTCAACAACTCGGAAGCTCCCTATGACCTCCAGTGCTTGTTGCACATGGAGCACCGGAAGAGGGAAGGGAAACCTGATGCACCGGCTGGTGCTGCCCCGCTCCATGG AGGCCTACGTAGAACGTTACCATAGCTACCACACCAGCAAGTATGGCAGCAGTAAAATGAGGGAGGGGGTGGTGAGCAGAATCAGCAGGCTGAAGAGCTTCTTGCGTTACATGGCGGATGGGCACAAGCTAATTTCAAACTGGAAATTTATGTTCCACATTGGCCGCATCAACAG ATGGTTAGTGGAGCTGAGCAAAAGTGGGAAAGAGGTAACCACTCAGCGGTTCTACATTTACCAGCTCCACCAATTCATAAGTTACCTGAAAAGGAACCGCCCCGACAGCTGA